Within Paracoccus jeotgali, the genomic segment ACGGCTTTGACCTGACCATCGGCGATGGCGGGCTGGGGCCGGTGACGGCCGATCTGCGCAAGACGCTGACCGATATCCAGTTCGGCCGCGCCGAAGGGCCAGAGGGCTGGGTGCACCGCCTGTTCTGACGTGACCCCGGCCTAGACCACCAGCACCGGCATCGGCGCGATGCCGGTGACCTTGTGGCTGACCGAACCGAGCAGGTAGTTCTCGGCCGAGCCGACCCCGCGCGCGCCGACCACGATCAGATCCAGCCCATGCTTGCGGGCAAAGGCCACGATGGTCCGCGCCGGCGGGCCGCTTTTGATGAAGGCCCGCACCTTCTCGACCCCTTGCTGCTGCGCGTGGCGCTTGGCGCGGTCGGCGGCCTCGCGCGCGGCGCCGCGCATGACATCGTCCAGCCGCTCGGGGTCGCTGGCGCGGACCATGGACAGCGACGCCTCGAGCATCGAGTGGCGGCGATAGACGGTCAGCACGTTCAGCGACGCATCGCTGAGCTTGGCCAGCTGAATCGCCTTGTCCAGCGCCCGCTCGGCCCCCGTCGATCCGTCATAGCCCACAAGAATATTGTCGAACATCAGCCCCTCTTACCGGTTGAAGAACAGGTCGCGCAGGAACAGGGCGATCTGCGGGAAGAAGATCAGCGCCACCGCCACCGCCAGCAGGATCGCGATGAAGGGCGGCGTGCCGCGGATCACCTCGACATAGGGCCGCTTGAAGACCGCAATCGCCGTGAAGATGTCGCAGCCAAAGGGCGGCGTGGCCGAGCCTATGGCCACCTGCAGGGTGATGATCGTGCCGACCAGCACCGGGTCCAGCCCCGTCGCGTCCACGACCGGCGCAAAGATCGGCACAAGGATCAGGATGACCACGATCGGGTCCACGAACATGCAGCCGACGAAGAACGCGACCGAGATGGTGAACAGCACCCCGTAACCGCCCATCTGGTCGATGCCGATGGCGGCCAGCACCTGCTGCGGGATCTGTGCAAAGCTGATGACATAGGAAAACGCCGCGCCCGCGCCGACGAGGATGAAGACCACCGCCGTGATCAGCCCGGTCGATTTGGCGGTCGCATACAGCGCCTTGAGGTTCATCTCGCGGAAGATCACCATCTCGAGGATCAGCGCGTAAAGCACGCAGGCCGCCGCCGCCTCGGTCGGCGAGAAGATCCCGCCATAGATGCCGCCGACGATGATGACCGGAAAGCCCAGGGGCCATAGCGCGCGGCGCAGCGCACGCCCCCGCTCGCGCCAGCTGGCGCGGTCCTCGGTCGGGACCTTGTTCCGCACCGCATAGATATAGCTGTAGATCGAGAACAGCAGCAGGATCAGCAGCCCCGGCCCGATCCCGGCGATGAACAGTTCTGAAATCGAGGTGCCAGACACGACGCCATAGATGATCATCCCGATCGAGGGCGGGATCAGGAACGCGATGTCCGACGAGTTGATGATCAGCGCCAGGCTGAAGCTGTCGGAATACCCGGCCTTGAGCAGGCGCGGCCGCAGCGGCCCGCCCACCGCGACCACGGTCGCCTGTGTCGAGCCCGACACCGCCCCGAACAGCGTGCAGGCCGAGGCGGTGGCGACCGCCAGCCCGCCTTTCAGATGCCCGACAAAGGCCATGACCAGATCGATCAGCCGCCCCGCCGACTGCCCCCGCGACATCAGATCGGCGGCAAAGATGAACATCGGCACCGCGATCAGGCTGGCGGGACGGATGCCGGCCAGGATCTGCTGGACCATCGTGTCAAGCTGGCCGAAGCCCCCGAACAGCGTGACAAAGCCGATCAGCGACCCGGCCAGCAGCGGGATCATCATGGGAAAGCCGAGCAGAAGCAGGACGATCATCACGCCGAAAATGGATAGGGCCATGATCTAGACCTCTTCTTCGTTGCTGTCGTCATAGCCTTCCAGCGTGCTGGTCGACAGCCAGATGGCAGGGTCGATGACGTTCTTGATCGCCGTCAGCCCGTATTGCAGCCCGGTCAGGAAGAACCCGACCGGCACCCAGACGATGATCCACCATTGCGGGATGGATAGCGCCGGCAGCAACCGACCGCGGCTGGCCTGCGCCAGCACGTAATCGACCGAATACCAGAACAGCAGGAACATGCCGGCCGCCGTGATCGTCGCGATCAGCGTCATCAGCAGCTTGCGCGGGCGAAACGGCATGGCGTCGAAAAACGCCGACATGCGGATGTGCCGCCCGTGACGCGCCGCGTAAGAGATGCCGGCGAATGTGATCAGGATGATCAGCGCCCGGTTCAGCTCTTCGGTGAACATGATCGACGACCCGAAGACGAACCGGCCGACGACGTTTGACACCGTATTCAGCGCCATCAGCAACACGCCGCTGGCCAGCAGCACCGCCTCGACCCTGGCGACGGCGACATCGACGATGCCGAGGATACCGGGAAGCCCGGACCGATAGGCGGAATCGTCGATGTCGTCGTCCACGACCTGCGCCTGACTCTCGGCCTGGGCGAGCAGGTCGGGATCGAGCTCGGGGCCGGCCCGCTCGCGTGGCGGGATCAGCGGTTGCGAAGCTGCCATCCTGTGGCCTTTCTGCTGTGGTGCATGAGGGGACCGAACGGCACGCGGTTGGGTCGGGTTCCGTCAGGCGCGCCGTGCCGGTGGGTCAAAACGACAACGCCCGACCTTTGCGGCCGGGCGTTGCAATCGCGTTCACCGGATCAGTTCGCCGGGGCGGGGGCGGCGTCCGCCGCAGGTTCCGCCGCAGCGTCCGCCGTGGCGCCGGCATCTGCCGCCGTGTCGCTGGCGGCGCTGTCGGCGGCTGCCTCGCCACCCGCCGCTTCGGCGGCGGCGTCCAGATCGGCCTTCATCTGGTCCAGTATCGTCTGCGCCTGCGGGCCGCCGATCTCGAGATAGGTCTTCTCGACCGCCTCGCGCGTGTCCATGAAGGGCTGGCGCTGCTCGGGCGTCAGCGTGGTCACGGTCAGCGAGGGCTTGGCCGCCTTCATCTCTTCGACCGAGCGCTGGGTCAGCCCCTCTTGATAGTCGAGGATATATTCGAAGGCCACGTCGATGGCGTCCTGCACCACCTTCTGATCCTCTTCCGAGAGCCCGTCATAGAACTCCTTGTTGGCCATGACTGCGGTGGTGTAGTTGTTGTGCCCGGTGAAGGTCAGGTGGTCGGTGACCTCGTAGGCCTTCTGCGAGTTCAGGTAGAAAAGCGGGTTTTCCTGCCCCTGAATGATCCCGGTCTGCAGGCTGCCATAGATCTCGCCCGTGGGCAGCGGCGTCGGCACGGCGCCAAAGGCGCGATAGCTTTCGACCAGCAGCGGGTTGGTCATCACCCGGAACTTGACCTCGTTCAGATCCTCGGGCGAGGTGACCGGCGATTTGGTGATCATCGCCACCTCACCCTCGGGGAACATGGTCAGCAGTTCCAGCCCCTGCTCGGCATAGAGCGGCGGGAACAGCTCGTGGATGGTCTTGGAATTGCGGAAGAAAGAGTTCAGCTGCTCGCCCTCTTGCGGCAGCAGATAGGGGACGAAGAACACCTGCGCCTCGGGGATCAGCGCGCCGGTAAAGCCGGGGGACTGGTCGACGAATTGCAGGATGCCGGACTGCGCCTGCTCCATGGTGTCGGCGGATTCGCCAAGCGTGCCAAAGGGGAAAAGCTGCACCTCGTGGTCGGAATTGGCCTCGACCTCTTCCTTGAACTTCTGGGCGAAGACACCCTGCACCTCGTCCAAAGCCTCTTCCAGCGCATAGCGCCAGGTATCGGCCATGGCGCTGCCGCTGCCGATGATCAGCGCGGCCAGGCTGGCCGCGGTCAGGTTCGTATAGGTCATATGATCTCCTGCGTCGTTGGACGGCGACATGGACCCGCCCGGCAATGAACAGTCAGATTTCTCGACGCGGACAGCACGCCCCCGTCACCCCGCGGTTCGCGTCTTGAGCGGGATAATCCATGCCGATTTATTGCATAAAACATGACAATCGATCCGGCGGCTGTCAAACGATTGGGGGAAATTAGATTTTTAAAGCGCATTATCAGTTGTTTAGCTTAGAGCCTTGCCGCGCGCGGCGGCTCGTCAGCCTACTGCCGCTAGTGATGTGGAGACGTGGAGGCTCGTGGCGTTCGCCACGGCAAAAGCTGGCAGACTGGGATGCTAGGCAACTCGAGCCTGCAGACCGCTTCAGTATGTGGCGAAAACTTTGACGCTCAGTCGCTCTGACGACACCCATGTCCATCGGCATGAGGCGTAACGAAAATCTCTATTAACCTGAAAAGGTGGCAGCCCGTAGGTGTTGCAAATCACATTGAATCTAAGAGAAAAAACTGGCCCGATACCGTCAAAAATACCGTAGATTCACACGCCAAATTTCTCGACCTTCTCAGAAGGGGATTTCTTCCTGCTCAATTTCGGTTGCACCATCGAGGGTGCGGCTTGATTGCGTAGATTGGCTCCGTTGCTCGGCAACTTCTGCCTCGTGCAATCGCCGCGCCTTCTCGCGCTTCTGACGGATGGAGTTCATTTCGCTGGAAAGTTTCTGCCCGCGCGTTGTGGACGAGCCGACGATGGCTTTGATGCCACCAAGATGCGATAGGAGCCGTGTCGCGCTTGAATCCACTTCTTCGAACGTCTGGGAAGCTAAGAACTCGGCCCAGAGTTCTTTTGAACGCAATTCGATACGGTTGGGAACGATGAGGTTCGCACCGACTACACCAACGCCTGTGATGAACACCGGGCGATTTCCGGTTTGGCTGCGCAACTTGTGCGACCGCAATCCGCTTTGCGCAACAATGCTCCGCACGTCCGAACGGAACTCGCCCGAAATTTGAGGACCAGAGATCGTCAGATCATCCACCCATACCGTATAGCCTAGCCCATCCTCGTCGCAACGATCCGCTATCATATCGAACATCGGTCGGTGGACGATTGACGCCAGCACAGGTGTTGACGTTGCCCCCAACTTTTATCCAGCGTGAGCGAGACTCCGGGACTGAGTTTTGCCCATTTGGGCGGGTTGGGCAACGGGGGCTGGCGCGGAGCTTTGCGGATTGCGCAGCGTCAGGCCCGTTGCGGGTGAAGGTTTCGGCAAACTCGGCTGGGGTCTGCCAGCTGAGGCGGGAGTGGGGGCGTTCGGTGTTGTAGTCCGTGCGCCAGGCGACCAGCGTTGCGCGGGCATGGTGCAGGGACGGGAACAGCGTTTCGTTCAAGAGTTCGTCTCGCAGGCGACCGTTGAAGCTTTCGATGAAGGCATTCTGGGTCGGCTTTCCGGGCGCGATGTAATGCCAGTCAAACTTGCGGTCATCCACGAATTTGAGGATCGCATTCGAGGTGAACTCGGTTCCATTGTCACTGACCACCGTCTGAG encodes:
- a CDS encoding universal stress protein, producing the protein MFDNILVGYDGSTGAERALDKAIQLAKLSDASLNVLTVYRRHSMLEASLSMVRASDPERLDDVMRGAAREAADRAKRHAQQQGVEKVRAFIKSGPPARTIVAFARKHGLDLIVVGARGVGSAENYLLGSVSHKVTGIAPMPVLVV
- a CDS encoding TRAP transporter large permease; the protein is MALSIFGVMIVLLLLGFPMMIPLLAGSLIGFVTLFGGFGQLDTMVQQILAGIRPASLIAVPMFIFAADLMSRGQSAGRLIDLVMAFVGHLKGGLAVATASACTLFGAVSGSTQATVVAVGGPLRPRLLKAGYSDSFSLALIINSSDIAFLIPPSIGMIIYGVVSGTSISELFIAGIGPGLLILLLFSIYSYIYAVRNKVPTEDRASWRERGRALRRALWPLGFPVIIVGGIYGGIFSPTEAAAACVLYALILEMVIFREMNLKALYATAKSTGLITAVVFILVGAGAAFSYVISFAQIPQQVLAAIGIDQMGGYGVLFTISVAFFVGCMFVDPIVVILILVPIFAPVVDATGLDPVLVGTIITLQVAIGSATPPFGCDIFTAIAVFKRPYVEVIRGTPPFIAILLAVAVALIFFPQIALFLRDLFFNR
- a CDS encoding TRAP transporter small permease, with translation MAASQPLIPPRERAGPELDPDLLAQAESQAQVVDDDIDDSAYRSGLPGILGIVDVAVARVEAVLLASGVLLMALNTVSNVVGRFVFGSSIMFTEELNRALIILITFAGISYAARHGRHIRMSAFFDAMPFRPRKLLMTLIATITAAGMFLLFWYSVDYVLAQASRGRLLPALSIPQWWIIVWVPVGFFLTGLQYGLTAIKNVIDPAIWLSTSTLEGYDDSNEEEV
- the dctP gene encoding TRAP transporter substrate-binding protein DctP; the encoded protein is MTYTNLTAASLAALIIGSGSAMADTWRYALEEALDEVQGVFAQKFKEEVEANSDHEVQLFPFGTLGESADTMEQAQSGILQFVDQSPGFTGALIPEAQVFFVPYLLPQEGEQLNSFFRNSKTIHELFPPLYAEQGLELLTMFPEGEVAMITKSPVTSPEDLNEVKFRVMTNPLLVESYRAFGAVPTPLPTGEIYGSLQTGIIQGQENPLFYLNSQKAYEVTDHLTFTGHNNYTTAVMANKEFYDGLSEEDQKVVQDAIDVAFEYILDYQEGLTQRSVEEMKAAKPSLTVTTLTPEQRQPFMDTREAVEKTYLEIGGPQAQTILDQMKADLDAAAEAAGGEAAADSAASDTAADAGATADAAAEPAADAAPAPAN